The Sagittula stellata E-37 sequence GCCCGCATGTCGTGCCATCGCCATCGCCGTTCTGAAGACGTCCAGATTTTGGAACATCGGGGATTCTCCCTCGATTTGTTTCAATCAAGGCTTAACCGTGATTCCTTTAGAAACGGTTTGCGGACCCTGAACGGAGCGTACGATGGATGAAGAGATCAGCGGCCTGCGCGCCCGGATCGCGCAGATGCAACCCGTGCGTGATGTCGGGCGGGTGACGGCTGTCGACGGCACGACGATCTGGGTCAGCGGTTTGTCGGAGGTGGCGAGTATCGGTGACCGGCTGCGCCTGTATCACGGCGCACACACACTTGGCGGAGAGGTTCTTCGCATTCGGAACGACCTTGTCGCCATGCTCCCGGACGAGGTCGCGGAAGGTGTGTCCAAGGGGGACCGTGTGGCGGTTCTGGGGCCGCCAACTCTTGCGCCCTGCGATAGCTGGATCGGGCGGGTCATCGATGCCTATGGTCAGCCCCTGGATGGGGCCCCGCTCGGCCCTGGACTTAAGCGTCGGCCGTTCCGGGCCAGTCCACCGCCGGCCGCAGCCAGGCGACGACTCGGTCCGCGCCTGTCAACCGGCCTGTCGGTGTTCGATACTCTCCTACCTATCGCCCAGGGGCAGAGGATTGGCCTTTTTGCGGGTTCCGGGGTCGGCAAATCGCGGCTTCTTGCGCAACTCGCACAGGGCATGCAGGCGGACGTCGTGGTCCTTGCGCTTGTCGGTGAGAGGGGGCGTGAAGTGCTCGATTTCGTCACCAAGGTGCTTGGACCCGAGGGCATGAAACGCAGTATTGTCGTCGCCGCGACATCCGACCGCTCGCCTTTGGAACGGCGCCGCTGCCCGCTTGCCGCCATGACGATTGCCGAGCATTTCCGTGATCAGGGCAAGCACGTGCTCTATATGGCCGATTCGATTACGCGCTTTGCCGAGGCGCACCGCGAGGTGGCCATCGCATCGGGCGAATTGCCCGCGCTGCGCGGCCATCCTCCGTCGGTTGCGCACCAGATCATGCGATTGGCCGAAAGGGCCGGATGCGGTGTCGACGGATCGGGTGATATTACCGCCGTTCTCAGCGTGCTCGTTGCCGGGTCGGATATGGAGGAACCTATCGCCGATATCCTGCGGGGCGTTCTCGACGGGCATGTGGTGCTGGATCGCCAAATCGCCGAACGTGGCCGGTTTCCGGCCATCGATTTGTTGCGCTCCGTTTCGCGAAGCTTGCCCGAAGCGGCGACCGAGCCGGAGAACGTGCTGATCGGGGATGTACGGCAACTGTTAGGTTCATACGCCCGGTCGGAAACAATGATCCGTGCTGGTCTCTATCGAGAGGGAGAGGACCCGATCCTGGATCAAGCGGTCCGTGCGTGGGCAGATCTCGATGATTTCCTGGCTGAGGCATCGCCGGCTGGTCCTCAGCGCGCGTTCCAGCGGCTCGAACTGATCCTGCGGCGCTCCCAATCCGCCAAGCTGCGCCGATCACCTGCGCCGCAACGCGGCCGCCCCGGTCTGCAGGCCCGCTAATGGCGGGCCGCCTTTACGTGCGCTGGTTCTGGATCGAAGACAATAGCGTCAAGGCAATCTGCTGAGACCCGAAGCCCGCGTTTGCCGCGACGTCGGATTGCAGCAGGTAGCTATATATGACTTTGTTGCGAATGGCCTCATCTTCAAGGTCCTTGAACTGCGTGATCCCAAAACGGCTGGCGGCTTTCTCCTTCATCATCTCCACCTGCTTGTCGATGTCGATCTGGCTGAAACTGCTAGGCAGGCCCAGAGCCGTCTGAAAAACCTCTCGCATGGTGGAATCACCCAACACGTTGAACCATTTCGTGTTTTCCGAGCCGGACAACCCTGCCAGCGCCGGGGCACCACGTTGGAAACTGAGCGCGGTGCCGATGGTTGGGTTTACCTCGTTCACTGCGTCCTCGAACGCTTGCCATTGGTAGTTGTCGATGATTTTGTCAGCAAACTCTTCTGTCCGGATTGCAGTCGTCGGTTCGGTGTCGAAGCCGAAGGCTTTGGTCATCGCAATCAGGCCCTTGTCGCCAAGGACGTTTGCCAAGGCACCTGGATTCGTTGCACCTTCTTCGAAGACGCGCTTCAAGAGGGTCTTGCTGTTTGTGCGCTCCTCGACCCCGAAAGCGGTAAGCGCCACCTTAAGAAGATCGTTGTCTTTCATCAGATCGTCGACGCTTGTGACTGATCCGATGGTTTCCCTGAAATATGTTTTCGTGGTTTCGAGGCCATCCAGGACGGTCGCTTCCAGCGTCTCGGCAGCGATGGGGTTGTTCGCGTATTCCGGTTCTTCCAAAAGGTCAGCCAAGTCGGAACGGATTCTTTTGTCGTATGACGCCAGTATGTCCCCGGCGAAGCCCTCTTCCTGGAAGGGAAAGTTGGTGGTTTCCTCGAAGCTGAACGCACGGGCGAGGGCGACGTATCGACCGTCCTTCAATTTGTTGGCCAAGGCGTCGTCGTTTTCCGCTCCTTCATTCAGAACACGTTTTATGAGATACGCGCTGTCGATCTGGTCACTC is a genomic window containing:
- a CDS encoding FliI/YscN family ATPase, giving the protein MDEEISGLRARIAQMQPVRDVGRVTAVDGTTIWVSGLSEVASIGDRLRLYHGAHTLGGEVLRIRNDLVAMLPDEVAEGVSKGDRVAVLGPPTLAPCDSWIGRVIDAYGQPLDGAPLGPGLKRRPFRASPPPAAARRRLGPRLSTGLSVFDTLLPIAQGQRIGLFAGSGVGKSRLLAQLAQGMQADVVVLALVGERGREVLDFVTKVLGPEGMKRSIVVAATSDRSPLERRRCPLAAMTIAEHFRDQGKHVLYMADSITRFAEAHREVAIASGELPALRGHPPSVAHQIMRLAERAGCGVDGSGDITAVLSVLVAGSDMEEPIADILRGVLDGHVVLDRQIAERGRFPAIDLLRSVSRSLPEAATEPENVLIGDVRQLLGSYARSETMIRAGLYREGEDPILDQAVRAWADLDDFLAEASPAGPQRAFQRLELILRRSQSAKLRRSPAPQRGRPGLQAR
- a CDS encoding DUF1217 domain-containing protein, whose translation is MPITPMIPGSGLIGWQVLQTTMSKQRTAFNASAYLARDTEYFKEKIGGVTSGDDLVNDRRLLSVALAAFGLSDQIDSAYLIKRVLNEGAENDDALANKLKDGRYVALARAFSFEETTNFPFQEEGFAGDILASYDKRIRSDLADLLEEPEYANNPIAAETLEATVLDGLETTKTYFRETIGSVTSVDDLMKDNDLLKVALTAFGVEERTNSKTLLKRVFEEGATNPGALANVLGDKGLIAMTKAFGFDTEPTTAIRTEEFADKIIDNYQWQAFEDAVNEVNPTIGTALSFQRGAPALAGLSGSENTKWFNVLGDSTMREVFQTALGLPSSFSQIDIDKQVEMMKEKAASRFGITQFKDLEDEAIRNKVIYSYLLQSDVAANAGFGSQQIALTLLSSIQNQRT